A region from the Chanodichthys erythropterus isolate Z2021 chromosome 5, ASM2448905v1, whole genome shotgun sequence genome encodes:
- the ldb1a gene encoding LIM domain-binding protein 1-A isoform X3, protein MQRCSSKSFKLYSPKEPPNGSAFPPFHPGAMLDRDVGPTPMYPPSYMEPGIGRHTPYGNQTDYRIFELNKRLQNWTEQDCDNLWWDAFTTEFFEDDAMLTITFCLEDGPKRYTIGRTLIPRYFRSIFEGGATELFYVLKHPKESFHNNFVSLDCDQCTMVTQNGKPMFTQVCVEGRLYLEFMFDDMMRIKTWHFSIRQHREVVPRSILAMHAQDPQMLDQLSKNITRCGLSNSTLNYLRLCVILEPMQELMSRHKTYSLSPRDCLKTCLFQKWQRMVAPPAEPARQAPNKRRKRKMSGGSTMSSGGGNNNNSNSKKKSPASSFALSSQVPDVMVVGEPTLMGGEFGDEDERLITRLENTQFDAANGIDDEDSFNSSPALGTNSPWNSKAPSSQESKNDNPTSQSSQ, encoded by the exons ATGCAAC GCTGTTCGTCCAAGTCATTCAAGCTGTACTCCCCAAAGGAGCCTCCCAACGGTAGTGCCTTCCCTCCATTTCACCCAGGAGCAATGCTGGATAGAGATGTGGG TCCGACACCGATGTATCCCCCCTCTTACATGGAACCTGGAATAGG GAGGCACACACCGTATGGAAATCAAACAGACTACAGAATATTTGAGCTCAACAAAAGACTACAGAATTGGACAGAG CAGGATTGTGACAATTTGTGGTGGGATGCGTTCACTACAGAGTTTTTCGAAGATGATGCAATGCTGACTATCACTTTCTGTCTGGAAGACGGACCCAAACGATACA CTATTGGTAGGACGTTGATCCCTCGGTACTTCAGGAGTATTTTTGAGGGAGGGGCCACTGAACTTTTCTATGTGCTGAAACATCCCAAGGAGTCGTTCCACAATAACTTTGTGTCCCTGGACTGCGATCAGTGCACCATGGTTACACAGAATGGCAAACCCATGTTCACACAG GTGTGTGTGGAGGGAAGACTGTACCTGGAGTTTATGTTTGATGACATGATGCGTATAAAGACGTGGCACTTCAGCATCAGACAGCACAGAGAGGTTGTGCCGAGAAGCATCCTGGCAATGCAT GCACAAGACCCTCAAATGCTTGACCAGCTATCAAAAAACATCACAAGATGTGGCTTATCTAACTCTACCCTGAACTACCTCCGA CTTTGTGTAATCCTGGAGCCCATGCAGGAGCTGATGTCCAGACACAAGACGTACAGTCTCAGCCCACGAGACTGCCTCAAAACCTGTCTGTTTCAGAAATGGCAGAGGATGGTGGCCCCACCAG CCGAGCCTGCGAGACAAGCCCCCAACAAGCGAAGGAAACGAAAAATGTCCGGCGGCAGCACGATGAGTTCCGGAGGgggcaacaacaacaacagcaacagtaAAAAGAAAAGTCCAGCCAGCAGTTTTGCGCTCTCCAGCCAGGTACCT GATGTGATGGTGGTGGGAGAGCCCACTCTGATGGGAGGGGAGTTCGGGGACGAGGATGAGCGGCTCATCACGCGGCTGGAGAACACACAGTTTGATGCGGCCAATGGCATCGACGACGAGGACAGTTTCAACAGTTCCCCCGCCCTGGGCACCAACAGCCCCTGGAACAGCAAAGCTCCCTCCAGCCAGGAGAGCAAAAATGACAACCCCACCTCACAGTCATCACAGTAG
- the ldb1a gene encoding LIM domain-binding protein 1-A isoform X1 — translation MSVGGCACPGCSSKSFKLYSPKEPPNGSAFPPFHPGAMLDRDVGPTPMYPPSYMEPGIGRHTPYGNQTDYRIFELNKRLQNWTEQDCDNLWWDAFTTEFFEDDAMLTITFCLEDGPKRYTIGRTLIPRYFRSIFEGGATELFYVLKHPKESFHNNFVSLDCDQCTMVTQNGKPMFTQVCVEGRLYLEFMFDDMMRIKTWHFSIRQHREVVPRSILAMHAQDPQMLDQLSKNITRCGLSNSTLNYLRLCVILEPMQELMSRHKTYSLSPRDCLKTCLFQKWQRMVAPPAEPARQAPNKRRKRKMSGGSTMSSGGGNNNNSNSKKKSPASSFALSSQVPDVMVVGEPTLMGGEFGDEDERLITRLENTQFDAANGIDDEDSFNSSPALGTNSPWNSKAPSSQESKNDNPTSQSSQ, via the exons GCTGTTCGTCCAAGTCATTCAAGCTGTACTCCCCAAAGGAGCCTCCCAACGGTAGTGCCTTCCCTCCATTTCACCCAGGAGCAATGCTGGATAGAGATGTGGG TCCGACACCGATGTATCCCCCCTCTTACATGGAACCTGGAATAGG GAGGCACACACCGTATGGAAATCAAACAGACTACAGAATATTTGAGCTCAACAAAAGACTACAGAATTGGACAGAG CAGGATTGTGACAATTTGTGGTGGGATGCGTTCACTACAGAGTTTTTCGAAGATGATGCAATGCTGACTATCACTTTCTGTCTGGAAGACGGACCCAAACGATACA CTATTGGTAGGACGTTGATCCCTCGGTACTTCAGGAGTATTTTTGAGGGAGGGGCCACTGAACTTTTCTATGTGCTGAAACATCCCAAGGAGTCGTTCCACAATAACTTTGTGTCCCTGGACTGCGATCAGTGCACCATGGTTACACAGAATGGCAAACCCATGTTCACACAG GTGTGTGTGGAGGGAAGACTGTACCTGGAGTTTATGTTTGATGACATGATGCGTATAAAGACGTGGCACTTCAGCATCAGACAGCACAGAGAGGTTGTGCCGAGAAGCATCCTGGCAATGCAT GCACAAGACCCTCAAATGCTTGACCAGCTATCAAAAAACATCACAAGATGTGGCTTATCTAACTCTACCCTGAACTACCTCCGA CTTTGTGTAATCCTGGAGCCCATGCAGGAGCTGATGTCCAGACACAAGACGTACAGTCTCAGCCCACGAGACTGCCTCAAAACCTGTCTGTTTCAGAAATGGCAGAGGATGGTGGCCCCACCAG CCGAGCCTGCGAGACAAGCCCCCAACAAGCGAAGGAAACGAAAAATGTCCGGCGGCAGCACGATGAGTTCCGGAGGgggcaacaacaacaacagcaacagtaAAAAGAAAAGTCCAGCCAGCAGTTTTGCGCTCTCCAGCCAGGTACCT GATGTGATGGTGGTGGGAGAGCCCACTCTGATGGGAGGGGAGTTCGGGGACGAGGATGAGCGGCTCATCACGCGGCTGGAGAACACACAGTTTGATGCGGCCAATGGCATCGACGACGAGGACAGTTTCAACAGTTCCCCCGCCCTGGGCACCAACAGCCCCTGGAACAGCAAAGCTCCCTCCAGCCAGGAGAGCAAAAATGACAACCCCACCTCACAGTCATCACAGTAG
- the ldb1a gene encoding LIM domain-binding protein 1-A isoform X2 codes for MSVGGCACPGCSSKSFKLYSPKEPPNGSAFPPFHPGAMLDRDVGPTPMYPPSYMEPGIGRHTPYGNQTDYRIFELNKRLQNWTEQDCDNLWWDAFTTEFFEDDAMLTITFCLEDGPKRYTIGRTLIPRYFRSIFEGGATELFYVLKHPKESFHNNFVSLDCDQCTMVTQNGKPMFTQVCVEGRLYLEFMFDDMMRIKTWHFSIRQHREVVPRSILAMHAQDPQMLDQLSKNITRCGLSNSTLNYLRLCVILEPMQELMSRHKTYSLSPRDCLKTCLFQKWQRMVAPPAEPARQAPNKRRKRKMSGGSTMSSGGGNNNNSNSKKKSPASSFALSSQDVMVVGEPTLMGGEFGDEDERLITRLENTQFDAANGIDDEDSFNSSPALGTNSPWNSKAPSSQESKNDNPTSQSSQ; via the exons GCTGTTCGTCCAAGTCATTCAAGCTGTACTCCCCAAAGGAGCCTCCCAACGGTAGTGCCTTCCCTCCATTTCACCCAGGAGCAATGCTGGATAGAGATGTGGG TCCGACACCGATGTATCCCCCCTCTTACATGGAACCTGGAATAGG GAGGCACACACCGTATGGAAATCAAACAGACTACAGAATATTTGAGCTCAACAAAAGACTACAGAATTGGACAGAG CAGGATTGTGACAATTTGTGGTGGGATGCGTTCACTACAGAGTTTTTCGAAGATGATGCAATGCTGACTATCACTTTCTGTCTGGAAGACGGACCCAAACGATACA CTATTGGTAGGACGTTGATCCCTCGGTACTTCAGGAGTATTTTTGAGGGAGGGGCCACTGAACTTTTCTATGTGCTGAAACATCCCAAGGAGTCGTTCCACAATAACTTTGTGTCCCTGGACTGCGATCAGTGCACCATGGTTACACAGAATGGCAAACCCATGTTCACACAG GTGTGTGTGGAGGGAAGACTGTACCTGGAGTTTATGTTTGATGACATGATGCGTATAAAGACGTGGCACTTCAGCATCAGACAGCACAGAGAGGTTGTGCCGAGAAGCATCCTGGCAATGCAT GCACAAGACCCTCAAATGCTTGACCAGCTATCAAAAAACATCACAAGATGTGGCTTATCTAACTCTACCCTGAACTACCTCCGA CTTTGTGTAATCCTGGAGCCCATGCAGGAGCTGATGTCCAGACACAAGACGTACAGTCTCAGCCCACGAGACTGCCTCAAAACCTGTCTGTTTCAGAAATGGCAGAGGATGGTGGCCCCACCAG CCGAGCCTGCGAGACAAGCCCCCAACAAGCGAAGGAAACGAAAAATGTCCGGCGGCAGCACGATGAGTTCCGGAGGgggcaacaacaacaacagcaacagtaAAAAGAAAAGTCCAGCCAGCAGTTTTGCGCTCTCCAGCCAG GATGTGATGGTGGTGGGAGAGCCCACTCTGATGGGAGGGGAGTTCGGGGACGAGGATGAGCGGCTCATCACGCGGCTGGAGAACACACAGTTTGATGCGGCCAATGGCATCGACGACGAGGACAGTTTCAACAGTTCCCCCGCCCTGGGCACCAACAGCCCCTGGAACAGCAAAGCTCCCTCCAGCCAGGAGAGCAAAAATGACAACCCCACCTCACAGTCATCACAGTAG
- the ldb1a gene encoding LIM domain-binding protein 1-A isoform X5, whose protein sequence is MSVGGCACPGCSSKSFKLYSPKEPPNGSAFPPFHPGAMLDRDVGPTPMYPPSYMEPGIGRHTPYGNQTDYRIFELNKRLQNWTEQDCDNLWWDAFTTEFFEDDAMLTITFCLEDGPKRYTIGRTLIPRYFRSIFEGGATELFYVLKHPKESFHNNFVSLDCDQCTMVTQNGKPMFTQVCVEGRLYLEFMFDDMMRIKTWHFSIRQHREVVPRSILAMHAQDPQMLDQLSKNITRCGLSNSTLNYLRLCVILEPMQELMSRHKTYSLSPRDCLKTCLFQKWQRMVAPPAEPARQAPNKRRKRKMSGGSTMSSGGGNNNNSNSKKKSPASSFALSSQVPDLVGTKTCTVPELEDRS, encoded by the exons GCTGTTCGTCCAAGTCATTCAAGCTGTACTCCCCAAAGGAGCCTCCCAACGGTAGTGCCTTCCCTCCATTTCACCCAGGAGCAATGCTGGATAGAGATGTGGG TCCGACACCGATGTATCCCCCCTCTTACATGGAACCTGGAATAGG GAGGCACACACCGTATGGAAATCAAACAGACTACAGAATATTTGAGCTCAACAAAAGACTACAGAATTGGACAGAG CAGGATTGTGACAATTTGTGGTGGGATGCGTTCACTACAGAGTTTTTCGAAGATGATGCAATGCTGACTATCACTTTCTGTCTGGAAGACGGACCCAAACGATACA CTATTGGTAGGACGTTGATCCCTCGGTACTTCAGGAGTATTTTTGAGGGAGGGGCCACTGAACTTTTCTATGTGCTGAAACATCCCAAGGAGTCGTTCCACAATAACTTTGTGTCCCTGGACTGCGATCAGTGCACCATGGTTACACAGAATGGCAAACCCATGTTCACACAG GTGTGTGTGGAGGGAAGACTGTACCTGGAGTTTATGTTTGATGACATGATGCGTATAAAGACGTGGCACTTCAGCATCAGACAGCACAGAGAGGTTGTGCCGAGAAGCATCCTGGCAATGCAT GCACAAGACCCTCAAATGCTTGACCAGCTATCAAAAAACATCACAAGATGTGGCTTATCTAACTCTACCCTGAACTACCTCCGA CTTTGTGTAATCCTGGAGCCCATGCAGGAGCTGATGTCCAGACACAAGACGTACAGTCTCAGCCCACGAGACTGCCTCAAAACCTGTCTGTTTCAGAAATGGCAGAGGATGGTGGCCCCACCAG CCGAGCCTGCGAGACAAGCCCCCAACAAGCGAAGGAAACGAAAAATGTCCGGCGGCAGCACGATGAGTTCCGGAGGgggcaacaacaacaacagcaacagtaAAAAGAAAAGTCCAGCCAGCAGTTTTGCGCTCTCCAGCCAGGTACCT GACCTGGTTGGAACAAAAACCTGTACAGTTCCGGAGCTTGAGGACCggagttga
- the ldb1a gene encoding LIM domain-binding protein 1-A isoform X6, with protein sequence MSVGGCACPGCSSKSFKLYSPKEPPNGSAFPPFHPGAMLDRDVGPTPMYPPSYMEPGIGRHTPYGNQTDYRIFELNKRLQNWTEQDCDNLWWDAFTTEFFEDDAMLTITFCLEDGPKRYTIGRTLIPRYFRSIFEGGATELFYVLKHPKESFHNNFVSLDCDQCTMVTQNGKPMFTQVCVEGRLYLEFMFDDMMRIKTWHFSIRQHREVVPRSILAMHAQDPQMLDQLSKNITRCGLSNSTLNYLRLCVILEPMQELMSRHKTYSLSPRDCLKTCLFQKWQRMVAPPAEPARQAPNKRRKRKMSGGSTMSSGGGNNNNSNSKKKSPASSFALSSQDLVGTKTCTVPELEDRS encoded by the exons GCTGTTCGTCCAAGTCATTCAAGCTGTACTCCCCAAAGGAGCCTCCCAACGGTAGTGCCTTCCCTCCATTTCACCCAGGAGCAATGCTGGATAGAGATGTGGG TCCGACACCGATGTATCCCCCCTCTTACATGGAACCTGGAATAGG GAGGCACACACCGTATGGAAATCAAACAGACTACAGAATATTTGAGCTCAACAAAAGACTACAGAATTGGACAGAG CAGGATTGTGACAATTTGTGGTGGGATGCGTTCACTACAGAGTTTTTCGAAGATGATGCAATGCTGACTATCACTTTCTGTCTGGAAGACGGACCCAAACGATACA CTATTGGTAGGACGTTGATCCCTCGGTACTTCAGGAGTATTTTTGAGGGAGGGGCCACTGAACTTTTCTATGTGCTGAAACATCCCAAGGAGTCGTTCCACAATAACTTTGTGTCCCTGGACTGCGATCAGTGCACCATGGTTACACAGAATGGCAAACCCATGTTCACACAG GTGTGTGTGGAGGGAAGACTGTACCTGGAGTTTATGTTTGATGACATGATGCGTATAAAGACGTGGCACTTCAGCATCAGACAGCACAGAGAGGTTGTGCCGAGAAGCATCCTGGCAATGCAT GCACAAGACCCTCAAATGCTTGACCAGCTATCAAAAAACATCACAAGATGTGGCTTATCTAACTCTACCCTGAACTACCTCCGA CTTTGTGTAATCCTGGAGCCCATGCAGGAGCTGATGTCCAGACACAAGACGTACAGTCTCAGCCCACGAGACTGCCTCAAAACCTGTCTGTTTCAGAAATGGCAGAGGATGGTGGCCCCACCAG CCGAGCCTGCGAGACAAGCCCCCAACAAGCGAAGGAAACGAAAAATGTCCGGCGGCAGCACGATGAGTTCCGGAGGgggcaacaacaacaacagcaacagtaAAAAGAAAAGTCCAGCCAGCAGTTTTGCGCTCTCCAGCCAG GACCTGGTTGGAACAAAAACCTGTACAGTTCCGGAGCTTGAGGACCggagttga
- the ldb1a gene encoding LIM domain-binding protein 1-A isoform X4 translates to MLDRDVGPTPMYPPSYMEPGIGRHTPYGNQTDYRIFELNKRLQNWTEQDCDNLWWDAFTTEFFEDDAMLTITFCLEDGPKRYTIGRTLIPRYFRSIFEGGATELFYVLKHPKESFHNNFVSLDCDQCTMVTQNGKPMFTQVCVEGRLYLEFMFDDMMRIKTWHFSIRQHREVVPRSILAMHAQDPQMLDQLSKNITRCGLSNSTLNYLRLCVILEPMQELMSRHKTYSLSPRDCLKTCLFQKWQRMVAPPAEPARQAPNKRRKRKMSGGSTMSSGGGNNNNSNSKKKSPASSFALSSQVPDVMVVGEPTLMGGEFGDEDERLITRLENTQFDAANGIDDEDSFNSSPALGTNSPWNSKAPSSQESKNDNPTSQSSQ, encoded by the exons ATGCTGGATAGAGATGTGGG TCCGACACCGATGTATCCCCCCTCTTACATGGAACCTGGAATAGG GAGGCACACACCGTATGGAAATCAAACAGACTACAGAATATTTGAGCTCAACAAAAGACTACAGAATTGGACAGAG CAGGATTGTGACAATTTGTGGTGGGATGCGTTCACTACAGAGTTTTTCGAAGATGATGCAATGCTGACTATCACTTTCTGTCTGGAAGACGGACCCAAACGATACA CTATTGGTAGGACGTTGATCCCTCGGTACTTCAGGAGTATTTTTGAGGGAGGGGCCACTGAACTTTTCTATGTGCTGAAACATCCCAAGGAGTCGTTCCACAATAACTTTGTGTCCCTGGACTGCGATCAGTGCACCATGGTTACACAGAATGGCAAACCCATGTTCACACAG GTGTGTGTGGAGGGAAGACTGTACCTGGAGTTTATGTTTGATGACATGATGCGTATAAAGACGTGGCACTTCAGCATCAGACAGCACAGAGAGGTTGTGCCGAGAAGCATCCTGGCAATGCAT GCACAAGACCCTCAAATGCTTGACCAGCTATCAAAAAACATCACAAGATGTGGCTTATCTAACTCTACCCTGAACTACCTCCGA CTTTGTGTAATCCTGGAGCCCATGCAGGAGCTGATGTCCAGACACAAGACGTACAGTCTCAGCCCACGAGACTGCCTCAAAACCTGTCTGTTTCAGAAATGGCAGAGGATGGTGGCCCCACCAG CCGAGCCTGCGAGACAAGCCCCCAACAAGCGAAGGAAACGAAAAATGTCCGGCGGCAGCACGATGAGTTCCGGAGGgggcaacaacaacaacagcaacagtaAAAAGAAAAGTCCAGCCAGCAGTTTTGCGCTCTCCAGCCAGGTACCT GATGTGATGGTGGTGGGAGAGCCCACTCTGATGGGAGGGGAGTTCGGGGACGAGGATGAGCGGCTCATCACGCGGCTGGAGAACACACAGTTTGATGCGGCCAATGGCATCGACGACGAGGACAGTTTCAACAGTTCCCCCGCCCTGGGCACCAACAGCCCCTGGAACAGCAAAGCTCCCTCCAGCCAGGAGAGCAAAAATGACAACCCCACCTCACAGTCATCACAGTAG